In Planctomycetota bacterium, the following proteins share a genomic window:
- a CDS encoding DUF1097 family protein, translating into MSFGKFIVIPIFIALLATSMMVLDIYKESTLRHFVPWIAFQAWAAYFLAGCTLKGGVKVLLAYLGGAAASVAIMELAGVLTDWKLGQWAVPAAVFPV; encoded by the coding sequence GTGAGTTTCGGGAAGTTCATCGTCATCCCCATCTTCATCGCGCTGCTGGCCACGAGCATGATGGTGCTCGACATCTACAAGGAGTCGACTCTCCGCCACTTCGTGCCGTGGATCGCTTTCCAGGCGTGGGCAGCGTACTTCCTGGCGGGCTGCACGCTCAAGGGCGGTGTGAAGGTGCTTCTGGCCTACCTCGGCGGCGCCGCGGCCAGCGTGGCCATCATGGAGCTGGCCGGCGTGTTGACTGACTGGAAGCTCGGGCAGTGGGCCGTGCCCGCGGCCGTGTTCCCGGTGG